The following is a genomic window from Candidatus Binatus sp..
TAGAAAGAATAACGATCGCGGCAAGCCGCTCGATATTTCCCCTGCTTTGCTTCCACGCGGCCGATATTCCCGCATACTTCCGGATGGCGATCGCCGGAAAAACGAAGGCGAGCCGGACGAATCCGATCGCAAATAGAATAAGTCCTGCGACCAGAAGCACTCCCGCCGCCGTAATGACCTGGTGGTCAAAGTTTCGCTGGCCGTAGCGCAAGAGCGCGGCTGACGGACCAACGAGGATCGCGAGCGAGATCATCATCACGGCGGTCGCCAGCAGGTATAACCATTGAGTTCGCGAGTAGGCGAATGGAGGATCGGTTGCGATCGCCGGGCGGCCATAGATCGCGAGCTTCGACCAGGTTACGGAAAACGGCGTGAACAGAACAAAATGCGCAACCATCAGGACGCCCGTCGCATATCTTGAGGCATCCTCGCGCGCCAGCAGAAAGCTGATCGCTCTTGCGGCAAGAGTCAGCAGAAACGGTATCCCGCCATACTTTACGAGTTCCGGCAGATACTTGAACGGCAACCCCAATGACTCCGCCACGATCGGGAAGATGGGCAGTTCGATCACCGTGAATCGCCGCTGACTGTTTGTTTGCCTGTTCGTTGTTCGCCACCGCAAGACCGATCAATTCGATCGTGCACGAGTCTGCCAATGGGATCGCGAGCTGGCAAGTGAACCCTTACTCGGGCGAGGCAATTTAGAAAAAAGAGCCGGGGTCCCTCGGCTTCGCTCGGGATGACAGGAAAACTCGGGACGACGCAGGGAGGATGCCTGCGCGGTCTGAGGAAAGCGCGATTGTGTCGATTCGCGTCAGTAGGTGGTGCTAAGGGCAACAGCTTCGATCTGAGCGAATGAGAACTTAGATTAATAATTCTAATAACTTTGCGAATGGTTTCGCGAAGTCATGCAGATTTTCTCTTTGTTACGAGAGATGCAATCGAACCGGCACGTCTGTTGCACTAATGCCGGGATAGAAATTTAACTCCGACGCCGTGCATCAATATGCAAGACCTCGGAAGACGGGTGGGTCGCCGAATGCGTTCGTTGATTTCGGTTGCGCTAGTAGTACTGCTACTCGCAGCGCCGGCTTGGGCGCGGGGAGAGCGGCCGGTCAAGGGCTCTGAAGCGCCAGCGACGTCGCCCGAGACTGCGGCGGTCGAGCCCGGCATACTCTATCCTCCGCTGCCCACCGATCTGACGCCGCCGACCTACGACTATGCGGCGCCCGAGACGTGCGCCGGGTGCCATTTTATACTTGGCCTCGACCACACTTCGCGCGTATTGGGCGTCTGGTATGAGAGCGCCGCCCTTGTCAACGCTTCGTGTACCGCCGGTCCTACGACTACGACCCCTGGCTCTCCATATGCGTGCTGTGAAGGGAAAGGGACAGGCACTTGCGCGAGCATGTGGCAATTGACGGGCAGCGGATGGCTCGCCTCGCGGCACGCGCAGTCCGATCATGGCTCGACCGAGAACGGGTTTTGCGCAAAGTGTCATTCGCCCCTTCAAGCTTCCGCGAGTGCAGCCTTCAACAATGGAGTCGTCAATGCCGGCCCTATTCCGCAGCAGAGATTCCAAGCCGTAACCTGTGCAACGTGTCATCCTCCGGACAACATCACCGCGCAGATCGGCGCGCTGAATCCGGATGCTATAGACGGCGGGGCGATCGCAATCTATCTCTGGAAGGGCGTCAACAATCCCGCCTCCTATCAGACTCTGAGCACCGGAGTGAACGCCGACGGCACTTCGACGGAAGACCTGCTCTGCCTCAACTGCCATGAGCAGCGTCACAACTTCGCCGAGGGCAAGGGCACACCCATGTATGATATGATGGTGACCACGCACAATCATCTGATCCCTGGCGGTGGTCCTGTCCGATGCATCGATTGCCACATGTCGACCTATCAGTCCATCGGCGGCGGTACCACCGGCCTACCGGTGCTCGAGGAAAGGTTTCACGACTGGAACGTTGGCGCGGACCTTCCTTATTCCTGCGGCGCGATAGGATCAGTGTCGAACTGTCATAACAGCTCATATAGCAAGTTCACTGTAACCGACGCGCAGAACCTCATCCCGTACATTAAAGAGCAGCACATCGATTGGTGGTCCCTGCCGCCGTTCAATGGGGTGGCACAGGCCGCAGTGCCGGCGCACGGGGCGCTCGTGGAGTTCAAGGTACTAGAGCGAGAGATATCGAAAATTGACGCTATGTGAGCGCAGCAGGAAGATGATGAATATCAACGCCGCCACCTCGAGGCGACTATCGCAGCTACGTCCGGAGGCTTTTGCTGGTCCGGTCCGGCTGCACGGGCGCCTGCAAATCGAGAGACTGGCTCGAATCGCTGCGATCCTCTGTGCGTTGATCCTCGCGTGGAATGCTCAGGGTTCATGCGCCGGTCCCCTCCCCGTGAACCTGGACCGCCCCGACTATAATTACGCCAGCGTTACCTGTATGTCCTGCCACTTTGCCGATCAAGTAGAGCACCAGTCGCGCGCCGCCGGTGTTTCGTATGGCAACGCTGCGTGTTTGAGTAGTGGATTTCCATCTGCGTGCTGTACAGGGGCCGGGACAGGCACTTGCGCGGCGGACCAGTGGAATCGAACGGGCCATGGTTGGTGGGATTCGCGGCACGCCCAGTCACAGAACGGCTGGTCAAGTACGGTGATCAATTACGGCTGGACACAAGCCCCCGGGCCATACGGCGAGAACGACAATACTTTCTGCGCATCCTGCCACTCGCCGCTCCAGGCCAGCACAACCGTGCCAGGAATGTTCGCCCTCGGCGCCGTGACCAACCCGGTCACAGTTTCGAGCTTTACAGGCGTGTGGTGCAGCTCGTGCCATCCGAGCAGCAGCCTCGGCACAGCGATCCTGGCGAAATATCCCACTGCGGAATCGGGTGGCGTAACGGCTACGCTCACCCGCGGCGCGAATCCGGCACTAGCAGCCTCGTGGATGCCGATACTTCCGGGTTTCGCCCCCGATGGCATTAAGTATGAAAGCCATTTCTGCCTGACCTGTCACGAACAGGATCCGCATAATGCGGCGTCGAATGGGGTCTTTCAGGCGATGTACGCTGCCGGTGTGTCGTGTATCGATTGTCACATGGCCCCTTTTAATCTTTATGCCGGCAGCGCCAGCCATCCGATAAGTCCGCCGCTCGTGGAGCGGTTCCATGACTGGAAGGTCGCCGAAAACTTACCGTACTCGTGCGGCGCACAGGGTTCCCTAAGTCAATACACCTGCCATACGAACTTCACCGCCGCCTCCGCTCTGGCTTTTATCCCTTTCATGACTTTTCAACACAGCGATTGGTGGGGCCTGCCGCCGTTTTCGACCCAGATGGCCGCGGTATCAGCACATGAACTGAACGCGAGTTCCGACCAGCTCGCGCTGTGGCGCGAGATACAGGCCGTTTACGGGCGACCGCGCCTCACAGAAGCCAGCTATAAGACAGGGACGCGGCCGAAGACCGCAGTCGCAACGCGATGATGATGACTAAAACGTCGAAGCGAAGTAAGCGCAATCTGCCAGCTGCCATGTGGGCCTTGTCGCTTCTGTTCGTTGGGCTCCTTGCGGTGCTGCCTGCAGCGGGCGAGCAAGCTGACTCGAGCAGCCCAGCGCGCCGAGGCATGCTGCTTGCGGGAGGCTTTGATCAGTTCAACGGTCCGACGGCCACCGCGGAGTTTTACAGCTTTAAGACTAAAACCTTCTCCTGCAAGTTTTTAGGAGGAGTAAATTCTGCTACCGGAGCGTGCAACAACACCCTAGCGCAGGCCCGTTTCTACGCGTCGGTGGCGCCGCTACCGGGCGGCGGGGCGCTGATTGCAGGCGGCAACGGCGTCGGCACGACATGCCTCAACTCGGCGGAGATTTACAATTCGTCAACCGGTAAGTTTACCGCGACCGGTAGCATGACTGACGCCCATTGTTTCGCGCACACCACCACCGTGCTGCAGAATGGCGAGGTTCTAATCACCGGCGGAGAAGACGAAACAGGAAACCTGGTCAATACCGCGGATATGTACAATCCGTCGAGCGGCAAATTCGATTGCTCAGGGCTGGGAGGAGCCGATCCGACTACCGGCTACTGCCAAAGCACGCTGACCGATGCCCGCTTCCACGACACCGCAACGCTGTTAGAGGATGGCCGCGTGCTGATCGCGGGCGGCTTCGATGGTTCGATCGTCAATACGGCGGAGCTTTTCGACCCCGGCACGGGAACCTTCACTGCGACCAGCGGGACGATGACCGACAGCCGCGAAAACCACACCGCCGCCCTGATGGTAACCGGACCTCGGGCAGGCGACGTGCTCATCGCCGGCGGCCTCGACGCTGACGGCAACGTGCTGCAAACTGCCGAGCTCTACAGTCCGACGGCCGGCAATTTTACCGCAACCACCAGCATGACCCATGCCCGCTATCTGCATACCGCGACCCAGCTTGATCCCACTTATGTCAAAGGTCGCGGTCGCCACGCCGGAAACATCCTCATCACCGGCGGCGAAGATGGAACCGGAACCGTGCTGGCGACCGCCGAGATGTACGATCCTGTTGCCTTAACCTTCACGCAGGTTGGCGCCATGACCACTGCTCGCGCGCTCCATACGGCCGTGCTGATTACCTCGGGACCCAAGAAGGGCCTTGTCCTGATCGCCGGCGGGATCGACAACAACGGCAAGACGCTCAACACGGCTGAGCTGTTCAATCCCAAAACCGGCAAGTTCACCGCAATCGGGAGCATGCAAGTGGGGCGCTCGTCGCAGGATGGTACGGCGTTACCGTAGGGCGACGAGGCGTCGATGGCCGATTGCTCACAATGCGAGACACCGTTCCCCACGGGCGCGAAGTTCTGCGCTGCGTGCGGCAATCGCGTCGATGCGGCTGGCGCGGACAAATTCTGGCGGCCAAGCGACAGCCGGCCTCGCCGCAGTGGGTTCTCAGCTTCATGGATTGCCGCAGTCAGTGGTGCGTTTTTGGTTGGCGCAGCCCTGACATGGTTGCTTATGCCTGCCGGGAAACACGATCGTTCCCAAGTTGCCATGCAGCCAACTATCCAGAAGCGTGCACCGATTTTGAACGCCCAAGCATCTGGTATGCCGCCCGGACATTCGGCGACGTCTTTACCGGCGGGGCACCCGATGGCTCGTGGTCAGGCCCACGCCGCCGGCACGCTTATCGCCAAGGCGGAGAAACAGGCCAAGGCCCGTCCCAAGGACATCGAAGTTTGGAACCGCCTCGGCGACGTGGCCTTTCGCTCCGCGGCGTTCGACCCCGCGAACGATGACACGGCGCGTGAAGCGTTCACTCACGTGCTCGAACTCGACCCCGACAATCTCGACGCCCTGCGCGGGCTCGGAAACGTATCTTTCGATCAACGACGATTCGACAAAGCGATCGCGGCGTACCAGCACTACTTGGGCCGTAAACCGAAAGACGTGCAGGTACTCACCGATCTCGGCACGATGTATTTGGCCCAGCACAACTCCCACGAGGCAATCGCACGCTACGCTGCGGCGCTCTCGCTCGAGCCGGGGTTCTTTCCAGCTCAGTTTAACCTTGCAGTGGCGTACCTGCTGCTCAATGACACCGCCCATGCACGTGAGGCGCTGTCGCGCGCGCGCGCGCTTGCACCTGGAGATGCTGCTCGCACCAGGATCGATCTGCTGTTGGCGCGGATAGATTCAAATGAAATGGCGAAGAGCACTGCTGCCAGCAAGTCGCGATGAAATTTCCCTTACACTTCAGTGTGCCGAGTCAAAAGTGGCAGGTCATTGGCAAGAACGATATTGGCGATGATCAGCTCACGCCATGGACGGCGGCGTCGCCTTAATCAATGTTCCTCGGCAACGAATTTCTCCCCTGAAATCTCTTCTCCGAAAAGATACCGCAAGATACGCGCGAGAGATTTCCTGGAAGCCGCCCCGGCGATCTGAAGATTGCACGACTGTGTCTGACCTGCGCCGCATGCAGGACCACCAGTCCAAGAAGTCGTCGCGGCTGCGCCCGCTGCATTTGAGAGCGACGGAAGAATCTGAGAAATTGTAGCCTGACTCGGGTGAGGTAAATCGGCGAGCTTCATGCAGAGGCTCGCGGCCCGCGTTCTGATATTCTAACAGACGGGGCGGCGCACGAACGCGGTGGTTCGCTTTTCGCTGCACCGCGTGCGCATTTTTTTGCGCAGCTCGCGCATCAGTCAGACCGTGGCCGGGCCGTCCGGATCGAGAGGCAAGTTTTTTTGAACTTCGTATTTTTTCGCGCGCCTAAGAAGCCGGCAGCCTCTTTCGCGCATATCGACGAGCCGATCCGTGCGGAACTGTTCAGCGTCGAGCGCCTGGAACAGCATGGCGAGACGCTGGCGGTTGCGCAGCGCGTCACCGACTACCCGGGCCGCGGACGGCCGATGGCGGCGCGGGTGCGCGACAACGGGCGAGTGTTGCTCGCGGCGTATCGCGGCATCGCAAGCGCAATCCGCGAGGAACGCGCGATCACGCCGGCCGCGGAGTGGCTGGTCGATAACTTTCATGTCGTCGAAGAGCAGATTCGCGAAATTCGCGATGATCTGCCGCGCGGATTCTACCGACAACTGCCCAAGCTCGCCGATGGCCCGCTGGAAGGGTATCCGCGCGTTTTCGGGATCGCGTGGGCCTACGTCGCGCATACCGACAGCCACTTCGATCCGCAGACGCTCGCCAAGTTCGTGCAGGCTTACCAGCACGTGCAGCCGCTGACGATCGGCGAGCTATGGGCGGTCGCGATTACGCTTCGAATCGTGCTCGTCGAAAACCTGCGGCGCTTGGCTGAACAGATGGGCCACAGCCGTGCGCAACGCCGGCATGCCGACCTGCTGGCGAACAGGCTGCTGGCATCGAACGGCCGCGACGCGGAGCCTGCCGAGGCAGTGCTCAAGGATTTGGACAAGTCGCCGCTGTCGGCGCCCTTCGCGGTGGAGATGGTTCAGCGCCTGCGCGATCAGGATCCCAAGGTGACGCCAGCGCTGCGGTGGCTGGACCAGCGGCTGCTGGCGCAGGGAACCACGGCAGACGAGATCGTCCGTCAAGTGCACCAAGGGCAGGGCGCGATGAACGTTACCGTCCGCAACGTCATCACGAGCATGCGCCTGATGTCCGCGGTCGACTGGGCGGATTTCTTCGAGAGTGTGAGCGCGGTCGATGCGGTGCTGCGCGCGGCCAGCGACTTTGCCGCGATGGACTTTGCCACGCGCGATCGTTATCGGCACGCGATCGAGGAACTTGCACGAGGTTCGAGGCACAGCGAAATCGAGGTTGCTCAAAGCGCGATTGATTCTGCGCGGGGTGCAGCGTCCGAAGTGCCAAACGGCGACGGCGCGAGGGCGCGTCGCGAGCACCATCCGGGCTACTACCTGATTTCAGAGGGGCGTCACTCTCTGGAAGCGCAACTGGGATTTCGCGCTCCGGTCCGTGACTGGATAGCTCGCGCCAACGCGGCCGCCGGAATCGCGGGCTATCTGGGCACGATCGCGGTGGTCACCGCGATCATCGTCGCGGGCGCCATGCTTGCGATAGAGGACGCGCAAATCAGTGGATGGACCCGGTTCATTCTCGCGATGCTCGCGATAATCCCCGCAACCGATGCGGCGGTCGTGATCGTCAATCGGGCAGTCACGACTTTCATCGGTCCCGCTATCATTCCCGCCCTTGAGCTTCATGATGGCGTGCCGCCGAGCCTGCGCACGATGGTCGTGATGCCGACTTTGTTGACCACGCGCGACGAGCTCGACGAGCAGATCGAGCGGCTTGAGGTTCATTACCTGGCGAGTTCGGACGGCGAGCTGTACCTCGCGATCCTCTCGGACTGGACCGACTCCGCGACCGAAACCGCGCCCGGCGACGACGACCTGCTCGGCGCAGCCACGGCAGGGATAGCGCGACTGAACCAACGTCACGGACAGGGGCCGGGCGGCAAGCGATTTCTATTGCTCCATCGCCGGCGCATCTGGGACGAAGCCGAAGGCGTGTGGATGGGCTGGGAGCGCAAGCGCGGCAAGCTGCACGAGCTGAATCGGCTGCTGCGCGGCGCGACGGATACGACGTTCATCGCGCCGGACGGACATCCACCGGCGGTTCCCGACGGCGTGCGCTACGTGATCACGCTCGACGCCGACACGCGAATCCCGCGCGGGGCCGCCAAGCGGATGGTCGGCAAAATGGCGCATCCGCTGAACGCTCCACGATTCGACAAGCAATGCGGCCGGGTGGTCGAAGGTCACGGGGTTCTGCAGCCGCGAATCACGGCTTCATTGCCGACCCGCCGCGAGGGATCGATTTTCCAGCGCGTCTTCTCCAGCACCAGGGGCATGGATCCGTACGCGTTCGCAGTTTCCGACGTTTACCAGGATCTTCTGGATGAGGGCTCTTACAGCGGCAAGGGGATTTACGATGTGGACATGTTCGAAGCGGCGCTGGCGGGGCGCGTCCCGGACAATGCGCTTCTGAGCCACGATCTTTTCGAGGGAACTTTCGCGCGCTCGGGATTGGTGTCTGACATCGAACTGGTCGAGGAGTTTCCATCGCGCTACGACGTTGCCGCCGCCCGACAGCATCGATGGGCCCGCGGCGACTGGCAATTGATCCCGTGGATTCTCGGCCATGGTTCCAGCACCGGCACGGCAACGACGGTCCCACGCGACGGCCGGTCATCGATTCCGCCGCTCGGGCGCTGGAAAATGATCGACAATCTGCGCCGCACGCTGTCGGCGCCGACGGCGTTGCTGGCGTTGCTGGCGGGATGGCGGCTGCCCGAAGCCGGCGCTGCGATTTGGACCGGGTTCATTGTCGCGACGATCGCGACTGCGCCGATGCTCCCGTTCCTGACCGGAATCATCCCGCGGCGGCGCGACATCTCCAAGCGCAGCCATATCCGCGCGGTCGTCACTGATCTGATAGTCGGGCTCTCGCAGCTCGCGATGATGCTGACCTTGCTCGCGCATCAGGCGTGGCTGATGAGCGACGCAATATCGCGAACGCTCTACCGTTTGTACGTGAGTCATCGGTTGATGCTCGAGTGGACGACCGCGGCGCAGGCCAAGCGGACCAGTCGTCTCGACGTTCGCGGCTTCTACGGCATGATGGCCGGCGCCGCGGTGCTCGGCGCGGCGGCGGCAATCTTCGTCGCATGGGCGGGTCACGGCGGCGCAATGATCGCGGCTCCCTTCGTGATCCTGTGGATGCTGTCGCCGGCCGTCGCGCGATGGGCGAGTCTTCCGCCGCGAATCGAGGGCACGAAGCCGCTCTCACTCGCCGACACAAGGGAGCTTCGACTGAGCGCGCGGCGCACCTGGCGTTTTTTCGAGAAGTTCGTGACCGCGGAAGACAACATGCTGCCGCCCGACAATTTTCAGGAAGACCCCAAGCCCGTGCTGGCTCATCGGACTTCGCCCACCAACCTTGGACTGTATCTGCTCTCGGTCGTCGCGGCTCACGATTTCGGCTGGATGGGAACGCATGAAACCGCTGAGCGGCTGGGCGCGACACTCGACACGATGAAGCGCCTGGAGCAGTTCCGCGGGCATTTCTTCAACTGGTATGCCACCCGCGACCTGCGGCCGCTGGACCCCAGATACGTATCGTCGGTGGACAGCGGCAATCTCGCGGGGCATCTGATCGCGCTGGGCAACGCATGCCGCGAGATGATCGCGCGGCCGGTTGTGGACCGGCAATGGCTCAAGGGAATCGAAGACTCGATCGCGCTCGTTCGCGAGGCGCTTGGCCCGCTGGCCGCCGACCGGCGAAGCAACACTGTCACTCCAAAGCAGCTGGAGGAAGCGCTCGACGCCATAGCGCCGTTGATCCAGTCGGATCCGCAAACCGTGGTGGAACTCGCCGCGTGGTTGGCGGAACTTGAGATTCAGAGCGATTCGATCAGTGACATTGCGCGCGCGTTGACGCTGGAGCGCGCCGACTCCGCCGCCGACGACGTGCTCGCATGGGCTGAAGCGCTCCGAGCATGCATCCGCAGTCATCGACGCGACATCGAATTGCTGAAGCCGTGGTCAACTCGCGGTGCTCGCGACGCGACTTTCGACGATCCCGCAACCCAGCTCGATTCGATGCCGACTTTGGGCGATCTGCCGGACCTCTATGATGAGGCGATCGGCTGCCTGAAGCGCCGCAACGACGAGCGCCCGGCTGATGATGCCACTGCCGGCGCGATTGCCGCGGCGCCCGGATCAATCGACTCGACAGTCGATGCGCTTGCGCGCGCCCGCGATGCGGCCAAATCGCTCGAGCGGCGGCTGACCGGGCTCGCCGCAACCGCGGGCAAGATGTTCGACGCGATGAAGTTCGACTTCCTGTTCGATCCCGCGCGCCAACTGCTGTCGATTGGCTACCGGGTCACGGACGGGAGCCTCGATTCCAACTGCTACGACTTGCTTGCTTCCGAGGCGCGGCTGGCGAGTTTTGTCGCAATCGCAAAGGGGGAAGTACCGGTCAAGCACTGGTTTCGCCTGGGGCGCGCCATGACACCGGTCGATCGCGGCTCGGCGCTGATTTCATGGTCGGGATCGATGTTCGAGTACCTGATGCCGTCGCTGGTGATGCGCGCGCCGGCCGGGAGCCTGCTCGAGCAAACCAATCGGCTGGTTGTTCGCCGGCAGATGAAGTACGGCGCCGAGCTCGGGATGCCGTGGGGCGTCTCGGAATCCGCGTACAACGCGCGCGACCTCGAGCTCACCTATCAGTACTCGAACTTCGGGGTGCCCGGACTCGGGCTGAAGCGGGGACTTAACGAGAACGCGGTGATAGCACCCTACGCCACGGCGCTGGCGGCGATGGTGGATCCGGAAGCCGCCGCGCAGAATTTCTCGCGGCTGTTAATCGCCGGCGGGCTTGGGCATTTCGGCTGGTACGAGGCGCTGGACTACACCCCGTCGCGCGTTCCCGAAGGTGAGAGCGTCGCCATCGTGCGTGCCTACATGGCGCATCATCAGGGCATGACGCTGGTGGCGCTTGCCGACGCGCTGAACACTGGCGCGATGCGCAGGCGGTTTCACGCCGAACCCATGATCCAGGCGACTGAGCTGCTGCTGCAGGAGCGAACGCCGCGCGACGTCGCGGTGGCGCGCCCGCGTGCCGAAGAGGTCAAGGCGGAAGCCAACGTCCGCGAGAGCACTCCGCCGACGATTCGCCGGTTCCATTCGCCGCACGATCTGATCCCGCGCACGCATCTGTTATCCAACGGCAGGTACACCGTGATGATCACCGCGGCCGGCTCGGGCTTCAGCCGCTGGCGCGACATGGCGGTGACGCGATGGCATGAGGATGTGACCCGCGATTCGTGGGGGACCTATGCCTTCATTCGCGACGTGAACAGCGGCAAGGTCTGGTCGGCGGGCTTTCAACCGGCCGGGGTCGAGCCGGACAGCTACGAAGTCGAGTTCTCCGAGGATCGGGCGGAAATCGTGCGCCGCGACGGCAGCATGACGACCACGCTCGAAGTCGCAGTGTCGCCCGAAGATGACTCCGAAGTTCGGCGCGTGTCGATTTCGAATCTCGGCAATCGCGTCCGCGAGGTTGAGCTGACCTCGTACGCCGAAATCGTGCTGGCGCCCGAGGCGTCGGACACTGCGCATCCGGCCTTCTCCAAGATGTTCGTGCAGACGGAGTTCGACGCCCAGGTCGGCGCGCTGCTGGCGACGCGGCGACTCCGCTCGCCCACCGACGCGCCGGTCTGGGCGGCACATCTGGCGGTGGCCGAAGGAGAGTCCGTAGGCAAGATTCAGTTCGAGACCGATCGCGCGCGGTTTCTTGGGCGCGGGCGGGATATCCGCGATGCAATTTCGGTGATCGACGGGCGTCCGCTCTCGGATACGGTGGGCACCGTTCTCGATCCGATCTTCAGCGTTCGCCGGCGGCTGCGAATACCGGCAGGAGCTACGGCGCGCGTCGCATTCTGGACCATCGTCGCGCCGACCCGGGC
Proteins encoded in this region:
- a CDS encoding GH36-type glycosyl hydrolase domain-containing protein, coding for MNFVFFRAPKKPAASFAHIDEPIRAELFSVERLEQHGETLAVAQRVTDYPGRGRPMAARVRDNGRVLLAAYRGIASAIREERAITPAAEWLVDNFHVVEEQIREIRDDLPRGFYRQLPKLADGPLEGYPRVFGIAWAYVAHTDSHFDPQTLAKFVQAYQHVQPLTIGELWAVAITLRIVLVENLRRLAEQMGHSRAQRRHADLLANRLLASNGRDAEPAEAVLKDLDKSPLSAPFAVEMVQRLRDQDPKVTPALRWLDQRLLAQGTTADEIVRQVHQGQGAMNVTVRNVITSMRLMSAVDWADFFESVSAVDAVLRAASDFAAMDFATRDRYRHAIEELARGSRHSEIEVAQSAIDSARGAASEVPNGDGARARREHHPGYYLISEGRHSLEAQLGFRAPVRDWIARANAAAGIAGYLGTIAVVTAIIVAGAMLAIEDAQISGWTRFILAMLAIIPATDAAVVIVNRAVTTFIGPAIIPALELHDGVPPSLRTMVVMPTLLTTRDELDEQIERLEVHYLASSDGELYLAILSDWTDSATETAPGDDDLLGAATAGIARLNQRHGQGPGGKRFLLLHRRRIWDEAEGVWMGWERKRGKLHELNRLLRGATDTTFIAPDGHPPAVPDGVRYVITLDADTRIPRGAAKRMVGKMAHPLNAPRFDKQCGRVVEGHGVLQPRITASLPTRREGSIFQRVFSSTRGMDPYAFAVSDVYQDLLDEGSYSGKGIYDVDMFEAALAGRVPDNALLSHDLFEGTFARSGLVSDIELVEEFPSRYDVAAARQHRWARGDWQLIPWILGHGSSTGTATTVPRDGRSSIPPLGRWKMIDNLRRTLSAPTALLALLAGWRLPEAGAAIWTGFIVATIATAPMLPFLTGIIPRRRDISKRSHIRAVVTDLIVGLSQLAMMLTLLAHQAWLMSDAISRTLYRLYVSHRLMLEWTTAAQAKRTSRLDVRGFYGMMAGAAVLGAAAAIFVAWAGHGGAMIAAPFVILWMLSPAVARWASLPPRIEGTKPLSLADTRELRLSARRTWRFFEKFVTAEDNMLPPDNFQEDPKPVLAHRTSPTNLGLYLLSVVAAHDFGWMGTHETAERLGATLDTMKRLEQFRGHFFNWYATRDLRPLDPRYVSSVDSGNLAGHLIALGNACREMIARPVVDRQWLKGIEDSIALVREALGPLAADRRSNTVTPKQLEEALDAIAPLIQSDPQTVVELAAWLAELEIQSDSISDIARALTLERADSAADDVLAWAEALRACIRSHRRDIELLKPWSTRGARDATFDDPATQLDSMPTLGDLPDLYDEAIGCLKRRNDERPADDATAGAIAAAPGSIDSTVDALARARDAAKSLERRLTGLAATAGKMFDAMKFDFLFDPARQLLSIGYRVTDGSLDSNCYDLLASEARLASFVAIAKGEVPVKHWFRLGRAMTPVDRGSALISWSGSMFEYLMPSLVMRAPAGSLLEQTNRLVVRRQMKYGAELGMPWGVSESAYNARDLELTYQYSNFGVPGLGLKRGLNENAVIAPYATALAAMVDPEAAAQNFSRLLIAGGLGHFGWYEALDYTPSRVPEGESVAIVRAYMAHHQGMTLVALADALNTGAMRRRFHAEPMIQATELLLQERTPRDVAVARPRAEEVKAEANVRESTPPTIRRFHSPHDLIPRTHLLSNGRYTVMITAAGSGFSRWRDMAVTRWHEDVTRDSWGTYAFIRDVNSGKVWSAGFQPAGVEPDSYEVEFSEDRAEIVRRDGSMTTTLEVAVSPEDDSEVRRVSISNLGNRVREVELTSYAEIVLAPEASDTAHPAFSKMFVQTEFDAQVGALLATRRLRSPTDAPVWAAHLAVAEGESVGKIQFETDRARFLGRGRDIRDAISVIDGRPLSDTVGTVLDPIFSVRRRLRIPAGATARVAFWTIVAPTRAEALDLVDKHHDSTAFERAVTLAWTQAQVQLHHLRVDADEAHLFQRIANRVLYSDPTLRPSSDLLKRGVGGQSKLWPSGISGDLPIVLVRIDEIGDLEIVRELVRAHEYWRMKRLCVDLVILNERPPSYDQELQIALEAMVRSNPARSSSDGQGACGNVFVLRSDLVSVELRNVLQTVARAVLLSRRGTLSEQVKRLEMFEPAAAPPPRRTPATGRGEISTPRRELEFFNGLGGFAADGHEYVTILGEGQWTPAPWINVIANPSFGFQVSVEGAGYTWAINSQQHQITQWSNDPVSDRPGEVIYVHDLDTDELWGPTAIPIREDVAPYVVRHGHGYSIFEHTSHGISLELTQYVPVDDSIKISRLKIRNLSTRARRLSITAYVEWVLGTSRGASAPFIVTEIEPETHAILARNSFSTEYGSRIAFADLNGQQRSWTADRTEFLGRNGTLDNPAALADGNPLYARAGAAIDPCAALQTTLSLRPNAVTEVVFLLGEAATRAEAISSIKKYRDADLDSVLAAAVHQWHGLLDTVQVKTPDRSMDVMLNRWLLYQTLACRVWARSAFYQAGGAYGFRDQLQDVMALTVAQPATAREQLIRAAARQFVAGDVQHWWLPPAGQGVRTRIADDRVWLPFAVAHYIEVTGELGILDETVPFLDGPELHAGQDESYFQPTISEQRGTIFEHCARALDHSLAVGIHGIPLFGSGDWNDGMNRVGEAGKGESIWLGWFLYTTLLAFAPLADIRREDARASTWRRRANSLAGSLEREGWDGNWYRRGYFDDGTALGSAGNLECRIDSIAQSWSVISGAGSPVRAAAAMAAVDEYLVRREDGLVLLFTPPFDHTPLDPGYIKGYPPGIRENGGQYTHGALWSVIAFAMLGDGDKAGELFSLLNPINHANTRAGIHRYKVEPYVACADVYSMPPHVGRGGWTWYTGSAGWMYRTGLEWILGFRLRGKTLLIDPCIPRKWPGFEIVYRYGSTRYEIVVENPRSVSRGVSSVELDGKALAGRPAQIALADDGITHRVRIILG